In bacterium, one DNA window encodes the following:
- the mutS gene encoding DNA mismatch repair protein MutS yields the protein MEQYLAIKNKHKDAVLFFRMGDFYEMFFEDAKTGASVLGITLTSRAHGKAANVPLAGFPHHALDTYLAKMIKAGYRVAICEQTENPKFAKNIVKREVLEVVTPGTAVVDDLLETKRNNYLLGLVVRDQRCGAAAVDVSTGEFQVRELALSALDEYLHALAPAELLISTMPHPALEKILQPLAEVTITRREEWMFLYDFALETLNDQFGTLSLKGFGIEDLPLGICAAGGVLAYLRENQKEKLIHINRVSRAAEEQYMVIDSSTRHNLELVSSFHAARKHGSLLGILDQTRTPMGGRMLVQWITCPLMDLEEITARHDAVEEWTRNSSGRKAVIETLRQSGDLERLLARFVTGRANARDAIAVLNSLQVVATLQAQLQENDAALLAGARAALNPLPELRNEIERALVQDPPLAITEGGFIRSGYNPQLDELREIAFRGKDWIARLQQQERERTGIPSLKVSYTKVFGYFIEVTNPNLSRVPDWYIRKQTLVNAERFITPELKEYEEKVLGAEEKIIELEYELFNQLRRRILDDTMALQENARIIARIDCLSTLAQVAVDYGYVRPVMHGDSSLDIREGRHPVIERLLPAGESFIVNDTHIDTRKEQILIITGPNMAGKSTYLRQVGLIVIMAQMGSFVPATAAEIGVVDRVFTRVGASDNLVAGESTFLTEMNETANILNNATPRSLILLDEIGRGTSTFDGLSIAWSVAEYIHETPRIAAKTIFATHYHELTELELVLPRVKNYNVAVKEWGDRIVFLRKIVPGGCDHSYGIHVAQLAGLPRPVILRAREILANLETVSLDDDKAPQLAHHRRATATPPPQQMSLFAELEKSLREELQRLDPNQLTPLEALNKLEELRQLASDR from the coding sequence ATGGAGCAATACCTGGCCATCAAGAACAAGCACAAGGATGCTGTGCTCTTCTTCCGCATGGGTGATTTCTACGAAATGTTCTTTGAGGATGCCAAAACCGGGGCCTCGGTTTTGGGCATCACCCTCACCTCACGCGCGCATGGCAAGGCGGCGAATGTGCCGCTCGCGGGCTTTCCGCATCATGCCCTGGATACCTACCTGGCTAAAATGATCAAGGCCGGCTATCGAGTCGCCATCTGCGAACAGACCGAAAACCCCAAATTTGCGAAAAACATTGTCAAACGCGAGGTCCTCGAGGTGGTGACACCGGGGACTGCGGTGGTCGATGATCTGCTGGAGACCAAACGCAACAACTACCTCCTCGGGCTCGTCGTGCGCGACCAGCGCTGCGGCGCCGCCGCAGTGGATGTCTCGACCGGAGAGTTCCAGGTGCGCGAGCTGGCGCTCTCCGCCCTCGACGAGTACCTCCACGCCCTCGCTCCGGCTGAGCTGTTGATTTCCACGATGCCGCATCCGGCTCTCGAGAAGATCCTGCAGCCACTCGCGGAGGTCACGATCACCCGCCGCGAGGAATGGATGTTTCTCTACGACTTTGCACTCGAGACCCTCAATGACCAGTTCGGAACGCTCTCGCTCAAGGGATTCGGGATCGAGGATCTGCCGCTCGGCATCTGTGCCGCAGGCGGCGTGCTGGCCTATCTGCGTGAGAACCAGAAAGAGAAGCTGATCCATATCAACCGGGTCTCCCGCGCCGCCGAAGAACAGTATATGGTCATCGACAGCAGCACTCGGCACAATCTCGAACTGGTGAGTTCTTTTCATGCCGCGCGCAAGCATGGTTCTCTGCTCGGTATCCTCGACCAGACGCGCACGCCTATGGGGGGGCGCATGCTGGTGCAGTGGATCACCTGCCCGCTGATGGATCTGGAAGAGATCACGGCGCGACACGACGCCGTCGAGGAGTGGACCCGCAACAGCAGCGGCCGCAAGGCAGTGATCGAGACCCTGCGGCAGAGCGGCGACCTCGAGCGGCTTCTGGCGCGCTTCGTGACCGGCCGTGCCAACGCCCGCGATGCCATAGCCGTGCTTAATTCGCTTCAGGTTGTTGCGACCCTGCAAGCCCAGCTGCAGGAAAATGACGCGGCGCTGCTGGCGGGGGCGCGCGCAGCCCTCAATCCCCTGCCCGAACTGCGCAATGAGATCGAGCGAGCCCTGGTTCAGGATCCGCCCCTCGCCATCACCGAGGGCGGTTTCATCCGCAGCGGCTACAACCCCCAGCTCGATGAACTGCGGGAGATCGCCTTCCGGGGCAAGGACTGGATAGCACGACTGCAGCAGCAAGAACGCGAGCGGACCGGCATCCCCTCGCTCAAGGTGAGCTACACCAAGGTCTTTGGCTATTTCATCGAGGTGACCAATCCCAATCTCTCCCGTGTGCCGGACTGGTACATCCGCAAGCAGACCTTGGTCAACGCCGAACGGTTTATCACGCCTGAACTCAAGGAGTATGAAGAGAAGGTCCTTGGGGCGGAAGAGAAGATCATCGAGCTTGAGTATGAGCTTTTCAATCAGCTGCGGCGGCGCATCCTCGACGATACCATGGCTTTGCAGGAGAATGCCCGGATCATCGCCCGCATTGACTGCTTGAGCACCCTGGCTCAGGTGGCCGTCGATTATGGCTATGTGCGCCCCGTGATGCATGGCGATTCCAGTCTGGACATCCGAGAGGGGCGCCATCCGGTGATCGAGCGGCTGCTGCCGGCGGGGGAAAGCTTCATCGTCAACGATACCCACATTGACACCCGCAAGGAGCAGATCCTGATAATCACCGGTCCCAATATGGCTGGGAAATCGACCTATTTACGCCAGGTCGGGCTGATCGTCATCATGGCCCAGATGGGCTCTTTTGTGCCCGCCACCGCCGCCGAGATCGGGGTGGTCGACCGCGTCTTCACCCGGGTCGGGGCTTCGGATAACCTGGTGGCTGGAGAGAGCACTTTCCTTACCGAGATGAACGAGACCGCCAATATCCTCAACAATGCCACGCCGCGCAGCTTGATCCTCCTCGACGAGATCGGGCGCGGCACCAGCACCTTCGATGGCCTCTCAATCGCCTGGTCCGTGGCCGAGTATATTCATGAAACGCCGCGCATCGCGGCAAAAACCATCTTCGCCACCCATTATCACGAACTGACGGAACTGGAGCTGGTGCTGCCGCGTGTAAAAAACTACAATGTTGCGGTCAAGGAGTGGGGCGATCGCATTGTCTTTCTGCGCAAGATCGTCCCTGGCGGTTGCGATCACAGCTATGGCATTCACGTCGCGCAGCTGGCTGGGCTGCCACGGCCGGTTATTCTCCGCGCTCGGGAAATTCTCGCCAACCTCGAGACCGTTTCGCTCGACGACGACAAGGCGCCCCAGTTGGCGCACCACCGCCGGGCTACCGCAACGCCGCCACCGCAGCAGATGAGTCTCTTTGCGGAACTGGAGAAGAGCTTGCGCGAGGAACTGCAGCGGCTCGATCCCAATCAGCTCACGCCGCTCGAGGCCCTCAATAAGCTGGAGGAATTGCGGCAGTTGGCTTCAGACCGGTAG
- a CDS encoding NAD(+)/NADH kinase gives MIIGIAGNTHKPNVREAILHLTAYLDGLGVPLVIDRQLQGFPGLGAERDYFSLEEIGRHCDLLAAFGGDGTLLATASKVGASGTPILGVNLGSLGFLAEVPLDEMEATFDDLLAGRYTLIERMLLKITLEKGRQIRSHHALNDLVVEKGSVPRLILVEVWVDGTYLNTYRCDGVIIATPTGSTAYSLSAGGPLLMPTMEAMIVTPICPHSLTVRPVVLSETCHLELRLVDQTHTAQINIDGQNCCDLRPSDRIFIEKGTYKIKWVDTGRRDFFNLLRTKFNWGIDLTAYQSARNRNES, from the coding sequence ATGATCATCGGCATCGCCGGCAACACCCATAAACCCAACGTCCGCGAGGCCATCCTTCATCTGACCGCTTATCTGGATGGGCTTGGCGTGCCTCTCGTCATCGACCGGCAGCTGCAGGGATTCCCAGGTCTTGGAGCCGAGCGGGACTACTTCTCCCTCGAGGAGATCGGCCGCCACTGCGACCTCCTCGCCGCTTTCGGCGGCGACGGCACCCTCCTGGCAACCGCGAGCAAGGTCGGCGCCAGCGGCACGCCGATCCTCGGAGTCAACCTCGGCAGTCTGGGATTTCTCGCCGAAGTCCCGCTGGATGAGATGGAGGCAACCTTCGACGATCTTCTAGCGGGGCGCTACACCTTGATCGAGCGCATGCTCCTCAAGATCACGCTGGAAAAGGGCCGCCAGATCAGGAGCCACCATGCGCTCAACGATTTGGTTGTGGAAAAGGGAAGCGTGCCCCGCCTGATCCTCGTCGAAGTCTGGGTGGACGGTACCTACCTAAACACCTACCGGTGCGACGGGGTGATCATCGCCACGCCGACCGGATCGACCGCCTATTCGCTTTCCGCCGGGGGACCGCTGCTGATGCCGACCATGGAGGCGATGATCGTCACCCCGATCTGTCCCCATTCCCTCACCGTCCGGCCGGTGGTGCTCTCGGAGACGTGCCATCTCGAGCTACGGCTGGTTGATCAAACCCACACCGCCCAGATCAATATCGATGGCCAGAATTGCTGCGATCTGCGCCCATCGGACCGCATCTTTATCGAAAAGGGGACGTACAAGATCAAATGGGTGGACACCGGCCGGCGCGACTTTTTCAATCTACTGCGAACCAAATTCAACTGGGGCATAGACCTGACCGCCTATCAATCCGCCAGGAACAGGAACGAATCCTAA